caaaCAAGACATCTTTATTAGTAAGTGACATAAAGTCTATTAAGCCTGGTGTCACAACATGTCAGGGAAGTCCTTGCTAATTAAAATACTTGGTAGATGTGAGGACTTCCTGCAGTGACTAACTGCGTAGCCTCCTACCTGATGTCTGCTCTATGTAGCGCCCCTACCTGATGCCTGAATAACAATGACTGCTCTATGTAGCACCCCCTACCTGATGTCTGCTCTATGTAGACTTCCTGTAGTGACTAACTGCATAGTCTGCTTTATGTAGCGCCCCCTACCTGATGCCTGAATAATGGTGACTGCTCTATGCAACGTGCCCTGCCTGATGTCTGAATAATAATGATGACTGGTCAGTATAGCGCCCCCCCCACCTGAGGAACTCGTGGATGCCGGTCTCGCTAAAGGAGCCCCTGAGAAGGGCGAACTTCATCTTGCGGGCGTTTATAGCCGCCATGGCGGGGTACCCGAAACCCCCGATGCCAAGAGCCGACTCCAGGTCCATCTGAGTGCCAGCCTCTGCCCACAAccagctagagagagagggagagagagagagagaaagaaagaaagaaagaaagaaagaaagaaagaaggagagggaaagagggtgagGCAGAGAAATATAAAATGTGAGTGAGCGGgtgaaaaaacagacagacagacagagacagacagagatgtgtTGCTAGTGGCTCCAACTCACCCCCACGTCTTCTTCTTGTACTTGTCggccatcttcatcatcacctccAGGTAGCCGTTACGACCCGCAGCACCTGCGGACCACCCAAAGGAGATCCGTAAGACAGACGCTCAGACAGGTACTcagcccacacacataaacccctATGGGGCAGGAAGCACGTCAAACTAGAAGAGCCAGTTCAACACAGCAACTAAGTACATAAGAGACACTCTGCTCGAGTTCAAGAGCCTTTGAGAGGCctgttgttttgctcctgataaacaaacaaacaaatgaacaaacacgTGACAGGCTTGTCTACAGACTCCTGGACTTACTCAGAATACCACGGTAACTGAGTTCTAGCGCAGTGGACGTGCCTACTTTACACCGAGGAAGCAAGGATCCACCATTCCCTGGAGCTTATGTGCTTTCTCCTCGTTACATCAGCTTAGCCTGGAGCTAATAGCCAATAGTTCCAGCTCTGCAGCTCAGCCGCCCATTGTCACAGGCACTACTAGTGATGGGCTACTAGATGTGATGTCAAGATACTTTTGTTATGGAGACAGTATACCTGTGTCCAGAATGTGGGGCAGCACGGCGATGACGCACAGCTGGCTGTCCTCACAGGACTTCTTCAGGACGCCCTCATTGAGaatctggagacacacacacacacacaaataaacacacaaataaacacatacgcAAGGTCCACGTGTGGTCTATATAGCCATAGATTTCATGGGTAGTTGTTCTTATATGATGAAGCTGAACACGGgcttaaaaaataaacaaacaaacaaacacaggcgcTGCGAGAGGCCTACCTCCAGGATCTCTGGAGGGGGGGTGTTGTCGGAGAAGAGGTCCAGGGCGCGAGCCACGAGGTCAGAGCGGGTGCGGCCTCCCTGGTAGTCCTCCGGCTCCTCCCCTTTCCTGAAGATCTTAATGGTGGGGAATCCACGgacctgcagacagacaggacaaacagccaatcaggacATGGGAGAGAACAGCCCAACAAAGGGAAAGGCCAGAGGATAGACCAATAAGAAATGGGTATGAGATTCCAATTTCCAATGGCCACTTTTTAAATGGCCAGAAACACAACGGACAGTTAGAGTTAAGGTGCTACACGGACACCAATAAACTCTTGCACATGCTTGCTAAGTTAGCATCAATGCGAACTTGCTGTTGGAGGGTTCACTTCCACTTCCACTCCCCACTAATTGGTTGGGGTTGGCGGACCCTCCGCGTGAGCGTGCaaatggagaggcagagggaagggagagggtgtAAGGGCAGGTTTACAAACAGCCTGAGGTCGGTCTTTACCCCGTAACGGCTGTTCAGCATCTGGTGCACAGTGGCGTCCACCGCTCCCAGGCGGACTCGGCCCTTGGTATGGTCTTTGACGTCACTGGCGGCGGCGGCCCACTCTGGCTCCAggctgaggggggagagggagtcaCGTCAGAGTTCCGTTCTTTAGGGGTGTTTCCCCCCCGTTATTTCACGTTCAACCTCACTCCGCACTGGAGACAAACTGCAGTGATATTTACAACACTGGACAGTTTATTATTACACCCTTTCAGAAATCCAGGGGGTGGTTTTCCAGCAAACGAACACtttgaaatgtaaataaaatgatTATATGTGATTTTTTGTAAGCGAGGGGGGACAAGTCAACCCTATCTGTTCTGTTCCACACTTCAACGATAAGGAGCATTCAAACTCCTTCTTCTCAGTGACATTTTCTGTTACTAACTTTTATTAGTTCATCCAAAACCTAAAGGCATGACTGAGCTTAAAACAACCCAGCTcaactgactgacacacactcactcactcactcactcactcactcactcactcactcactcactcactcactcactcactcactcactcactcactcactcactcactcactcactcactcactcacttcttgCAGTGGCCACACCAGGGGGCGAAGAACTCCACCATCCACACGGCATCGCTCTCCAGCACGGTGCGGTCAAAGTTGTCGTCCGTCAGCTCCACTACGTCCTTCTTGCTGCCCCCACCGCTCCCGCCACCCTGtcaccagagggagagaggacatcGCCATGGGGACggtgacaacaacaacaacaacaacaaaacacttacAGTGCCAGCTGGGCAGGACACGAGTGGGCATTAGGACTGAGGAGTATAAAGTTCACTTCATGGTCACTACGGCAACTATGCGACACTAAGAGGCCACAGATGCTGTAGACACGCAGAGTTAAAGAAAGACCACAGAGATGAAGAACCACAGGAGAAAACTCAATAATACAATGGCGGCTTTtgagtgtctgcaatgtgtcaGAAATACCAAACTTTCTTTAAATCATTAAACGGGTACGCATCAGAGACTAGTTTATTAGACCAACACAAGTCAATCTCCATGAATTTATTCTGCACTGATGCTAAACGGGTACGCATCAGAGACTTGTCTATTAGACCAACACAAGTCAATCTCCATGGATTTCACCTGCACTGATGCTAAACGGGTACGCATCAGAGACTTGTCTATTAGACCAACACAAGTCAATCTCCATGGATTTAACCTGCACTGATGCTGGAGTAGAGTGTGCGTTACATACCTGTCTGCTGGAGTCGGAGCCTCCTGTTCGGCCCCCGAGGCGGTCCTTGACCAGGGAGTGCAGGGCCTTAAGAGCCTCGTCTACTATAGCCTGGCTAGTCCTGCCACCTGCCACAGAGGAAACCACAACAGTCACATTTACAGAGTATATGCCCAAACTCACACTATGGCGTATATGTCCAGACTCACACTACGGAGTATATGCCCAAACTCACACTATGGCGTATATGTCCAGACTCACACTATGGCGTATATGCCCAAACTCACACTATGGCGTATATGCCCAAACTCACACTATGGTGTATATGTCCAGACTCACACTACAGTCACACCAACATAAAAACAGGTAAGAGGCTCTAACTCCAAAACCTACAAttcttaaaagaaaagaaaacgtaCAGAAGCTTACAAAAAGGAACC
Above is a genomic segment from Clupea harengus chromosome 15, Ch_v2.0.2, whole genome shotgun sequence containing:
- the pdia6 gene encoding protein disulfide-isomerase A6; amino-acid sequence: MRSVLGVLVCSWAVLSVHALYSPSDDVIELTASNFNREVVQSDSLWLVEFYAPWCGHCRNLVPDWKKAATALKGIVKVGAVDADQHKSLGGQFSVRGFPTIKIFGANKNKPTDYQGGRTSQAIVDEALKALHSLVKDRLGGRTGGSDSSRQGGGSGGGSKKDVVELTDDNFDRTVLESDAVWMVEFFAPWCGHCKNLEPEWAAAASDVKDHTKGRVRLGAVDATVHQMLNSRYGVRGFPTIKIFRKGEEPEDYQGGRTRSDLVARALDLFSDNTPPPEILEILNEGVLKKSCEDSQLCVIAVLPHILDTGAAGRNGYLEVMMKMADKYKKKTWGWLWAEAGTQMDLESALGIGGFGYPAMAAINARKMKFALLRGSFSETGIHEFLRDLSMGRGSTSPVGAGVLPKINAVEAWDGKDGELPVEDDIDLSDIDLDEMDKDEL